In one window of Candidatus Binatia bacterium DNA:
- a CDS encoding glycosyltransferase family 39 protein, whose product MNAGELETSGGDGASSLPQTGGQQDGDREGILRRGLEVALALLLITVLWWPLSWWRLGAAPFYTKGEPREALVVWEMTHGGGWILPRRNGEEIPSKPPMFHWLGALASRAAGRVDEGTVRMPSALASLLGLYGVLLAGSVWWSVPTGVVSALVLATSFEWARAASNARVDMVLTLGLEGAFLAMLFFWQHRHWLWLLPLYAGIAWAVLAKGPVGIALPVAFGVLLLALTWDSTAWRERRWEQVCDWRALRELRYVRGLAFAVTIAGAWYVAALWEGGWAFFNKQILAENVFTFLDDPDWGGGHRHGVLYLPVQWFLGSLPWSLLWPILAISLWDRRRVLRRNHPVVGLLLWCAVVFFFYEFAASKRGVYLLAAYPAVALLCGWWWHEIANQEVDRYRLWRLAWSYAAYAVAFLLVLALCGIVVAGLAFRFVGEVGGRTTSKELLLALGVARELFSGPGLLAGGACAAFWLWAGHALKHSTWQRALIPVFVATYAVIVLGRVWVLPAYAQQVTLRPFMEAVRHATNGEAVYFWETFDYQAVYYSYRHIPALGSEAIPCGPAFLLVERGAWMSPASELRGQYEEVQLDLSGRQTLPPKLVLLRRRSF is encoded by the coding sequence GCTCGAAGTGGCCCTGGCGCTGTTGCTAATCACGGTGTTGTGGTGGCCACTCAGTTGGTGGCGACTTGGTGCAGCCCCATTTTACACCAAGGGGGAGCCACGCGAGGCGCTCGTAGTGTGGGAAATGACGCACGGCGGCGGTTGGATCTTGCCCCGGCGCAACGGAGAAGAAATTCCCTCAAAGCCGCCGATGTTTCATTGGCTCGGCGCGTTGGCCAGCAGAGCTGCAGGCCGGGTGGATGAGGGAACTGTGCGTATGCCCTCGGCGCTTGCGTCGCTGCTTGGCCTCTACGGTGTGCTGCTTGCTGGTAGCGTGTGGTGGTCGGTCCCTACTGGCGTCGTCTCTGCCTTAGTGTTGGCGACGTCCTTTGAGTGGGCTCGTGCGGCCTCGAATGCTCGAGTGGATATGGTGCTCACGCTCGGTTTGGAAGGCGCTTTCCTTGCAATGCTGTTCTTTTGGCAGCACCGGCACTGGCTTTGGTTACTCCCCCTGTATGCTGGGATCGCGTGGGCAGTGTTGGCTAAGGGCCCGGTGGGTATTGCCTTGCCAGTAGCGTTTGGAGTGTTGTTGCTCGCGCTTACTTGGGACTCGACGGCTTGGCGGGAGCGGCGTTGGGAACAGGTGTGTGATTGGCGAGCGTTGCGCGAGCTTCGTTACGTGCGCGGGCTCGCTTTTGCGGTAACGATTGCCGGCGCGTGGTACGTGGCGGCATTGTGGGAAGGAGGGTGGGCGTTTTTCAACAAGCAAATCCTGGCCGAAAATGTGTTCACCTTCCTTGATGATCCGGACTGGGGTGGTGGCCACCGCCATGGCGTACTCTATCTGCCAGTGCAGTGGTTTCTTGGCTCGTTACCTTGGTCCCTCTTGTGGCCGATTCTTGCGATCTCGTTGTGGGACCGCCGCAGGGTCTTGAGGCGCAACCATCCGGTTGTCGGGTTGTTGCTATGGTGCGCAGTCGTCTTCTTTTTTTACGAGTTCGCGGCTAGCAAGCGCGGCGTATACTTGCTGGCCGCTTACCCTGCTGTTGCCTTACTGTGTGGTTGGTGGTGGCACGAGATCGCGAATCAGGAAGTTGACCGCTACCGCCTGTGGCGTCTTGCGTGGTCGTACGCTGCTTATGCCGTCGCGTTTCTCCTTGTGCTCGCACTGTGCGGTATCGTGGTCGCCGGACTGGCATTCCGGTTCGTGGGTGAGGTGGGTGGCCGAACGACATCGAAGGAACTGCTGCTCGCACTCGGGGTTGCGCGGGAACTCTTCAGCGGACCCGGGCTTTTGGCCGGCGGTGCCTGCGCAGCATTTTGGCTGTGGGCCGGACATGCGTTGAAACATTCGACCTGGCAGCGCGCTTTGATTCCAGTGTTTGTGGCCACTTACGCCGTGATCGTATTAGGCCGCGTCTGGGTATTGCCGGCGTACGCGCAGCAGGTGACGCTCCGCCCATTCATGGAGGCTGTGCGCCACGCCACGAACGGTGAAGCGGTTTACTTTTGGGAGACGTTTGACTACCAGGCTGTCTACTATTCTTACCGGCACATACCCGCGCTGGGCTCTGAGGCCATACCCTGTGGTCCGGCGTTTTTGTTGGTAGAGCGAGGGGCGTGGATGAGTCCCGCAAGCGAGTTACGTGGGCAGTATGAAGAAGTGCAACTCGACCTGAGCGGAAGACAGACCCTCCCGCCAAAATTGGTGCTGCTGCGACGCCGGTCTTTTTGA
- a CDS encoding DegT/DnrJ/EryC1/StrS family aminotransferase, which yields MGGSIHVPLLDLKREYESIRSELAAEWERVLQRMHLLKGENVSAFEEEIARFVGTTHAIGVASGTDALLLTVRALGIGPGDEVILHANAFVAALEAVHHNGATPVLVDAAGDDFGPDVEQVAQAITPRTKAVIAVHLYGFPLRLEPLVALCRQRRLFLIEDCSHAHGARWRGRHVGSFGLAGCFSAGVVKNLGAYGDAGFLTTDDSALAAKVRLLQAHGQARKNEHQLYGFNSRLDELQAAVLRVKLRYLEQRNARRRAIASFYRDQFRDLPLIVPAEPEEGVSVYHQFVVQTAQRDELQRHLKAAGVDTGVHYPVPLHRQPAWEACYFGNYNFPRAETYAAELLSIPVFPDLSDPEVEHVATAVRKFFLR from the coding sequence ATGGGTGGCTCGATTCACGTCCCGCTACTGGATCTCAAGCGCGAGTACGAGAGCATTCGCAGCGAGCTCGCGGCAGAATGGGAGCGTGTGCTGCAGCGGATGCATCTTCTAAAGGGAGAAAACGTCTCCGCCTTTGAGGAAGAGATTGCCCGGTTTGTCGGGACCACACACGCGATCGGTGTAGCCTCTGGCACTGATGCGCTGCTGCTCACTGTGCGGGCGCTCGGCATCGGTCCAGGCGACGAGGTGATCCTGCATGCCAATGCTTTCGTTGCTGCACTCGAGGCGGTCCACCACAATGGGGCAACCCCGGTGCTTGTGGACGCTGCCGGCGACGACTTTGGCCCCGACGTTGAGCAGGTTGCGCAGGCGATTACGCCGCGGACGAAGGCGGTAATCGCTGTGCATCTATACGGTTTCCCCTTGCGGCTGGAGCCGCTTGTCGCGTTGTGCCGGCAGCGGCGCTTGTTTTTGATTGAAGATTGCTCCCACGCTCATGGGGCGCGGTGGCGGGGTCGTCATGTGGGAAGCTTCGGCCTAGCTGGCTGCTTCAGTGCTGGAGTGGTGAAAAACCTCGGAGCATACGGGGACGCGGGATTTTTAACCACCGATGATAGTGCCCTGGCCGCAAAGGTACGGTTACTGCAGGCGCACGGCCAGGCGCGTAAGAACGAGCATCAGTTATACGGATTCAATAGCCGCTTGGATGAACTGCAGGCAGCCGTACTGCGGGTGAAACTCCGCTATCTAGAACAGCGCAACGCGCGTCGGCGAGCCATCGCGTCGTTTTATCGCGATCAGTTTCGCGATCTGCCGCTGATAGTGCCCGCAGAGCCGGAGGAGGGTGTGAGCGTGTACCATCAGTTTGTTGTGCAGACCGCACAACGGGACGAACTTCAGCGCCACCTCAAAGCCGCGGGCGTGGACACTGGCGTGCACTACCCTGTGCCCTTGCATCGACAACCGGCATGGGAGGCCTGTTACTTTGGAAACTACAATTTCCCGCGTGCTGAGACTTACGCTGCAGAACTGCTTTCCATTCCCGTTTTTCCCGATTTGTCTGACCCGGAAGTCGAGCACGTTGCCACGGCTGTTCGAAAATTCTTTCTGCGATGA
- a CDS encoding glycosyltransferase family 2 protein, whose amino-acid sequence MTKARQGSPRISVVVPVYNEEGNAGPLVREIDTIVRELGEEYEILFVNDGSSDGTLGELIAALKDVARLRILDLDGNFGEAAALTAGFQAARGSVIVTLDGDGQNDPADIPLLWRVFRQGFAAVSGWRQKREEGFWLRVLPSRVANWMIARVTRVPLHDNGCGLKIYRAEVAKRVQLPRGFNRFLPAILGVGADEVTEVPVRDRRRQHGASHYGFNRTLIVLRDLLAMPFLLSKPTWFEPVWFTLALVAIVGTLALALQQKWLPALVTTTFALLSYAVAWNLRRFNRAQRYGVFRVRREFSRLGEGSLFCGQRQCAGER is encoded by the coding sequence ATGACCAAAGCCCGACAAGGATCCCCGCGAATTTCGGTGGTTGTGCCCGTGTACAATGAGGAAGGGAACGCGGGCCCGCTGGTTCGAGAGATCGATACGATTGTGCGCGAGCTGGGCGAGGAGTACGAAATCCTGTTCGTCAACGATGGTAGCAGCGATGGAACGCTGGGGGAACTCATCGCAGCTCTGAAGGATGTCGCGCGCCTGCGCATCTTGGATCTCGACGGCAATTTCGGTGAAGCGGCCGCCTTGACTGCCGGCTTTCAAGCGGCGCGGGGCAGTGTCATTGTCACGCTGGACGGCGATGGGCAAAATGACCCCGCGGACATCCCGCTTCTGTGGAGGGTTTTTCGGCAGGGGTTCGCGGCAGTTTCCGGCTGGCGTCAAAAACGTGAAGAAGGCTTTTGGCTCCGCGTGCTGCCTTCGAGGGTCGCGAATTGGATGATCGCGCGGGTGACAAGAGTGCCGCTGCACGACAATGGGTGCGGGCTCAAAATCTACCGCGCGGAGGTAGCGAAACGAGTGCAGTTGCCGAGGGGATTCAACCGGTTTCTCCCCGCAATTCTCGGGGTCGGGGCAGACGAAGTTACTGAAGTGCCCGTGCGCGATCGTCGGCGACAGCACGGGGCCTCGCATTATGGTTTCAACCGGACTCTGATCGTTTTGCGGGATTTACTTGCCATGCCCTTTCTTCTTTCGAAACCAACGTGGTTCGAGCCCGTGTGGTTTACGCTGGCGCTCGTGGCCATCGTCGGCACACTCGCTTTGGCGTTGCAGCAGAAGTGGCTGCCAGCGCTGGTAACAACGACCTTCGCCCTGCTGTCGTACGCCGTTGCCTGGAACTTGCGCCGCTTCAATCGGGCGCAACGGTATGGCGTCTTTCGCGTGCGGCGGGAATTCAGCCGCTTGGGCGAGGGTTCGTTGTTCTGTGGGCAGCGGCAATGTGCGGGAGAGCGTTAA
- a CDS encoding Gfo/Idh/MocA family oxidoreductase, producing MRVGIVGAGYWGKNLLRLFRERSDTEVCGIADLDRQAAEALAEGAPVASDLQELIRAHHPDAVAIATPPSTHYELARIALSHGKHCWVEKPLSLRADEAAELVELASNKRCQLFVDETFLYDPLVQTAREWIRGGRLGRVYHLSFERLGQGRIRRDSDVWWNSAPHDLSILCYWLDAAVEDVRVESFRYLQPNLADVAVGTLRLEGGISAHVYLSWMAPQKIATATVVGSSGMLVFEGRFGKRKLEFYEFRISDGQKVQGNVIPIERFACVESIAGGTEEPLALAVEAFVSSVRTGELAPSAGVFSQRVVQILERGLPYGT from the coding sequence TTGCGCGTAGGTATTGTAGGTGCGGGCTATTGGGGCAAAAACTTACTCCGTCTGTTCCGGGAGCGGAGTGACACGGAGGTGTGTGGGATCGCGGATCTGGATCGGCAAGCGGCGGAAGCTCTTGCCGAGGGTGCACCCGTGGCCTCGGACCTACAGGAGTTGATTCGCGCTCACCACCCCGATGCGGTGGCGATCGCGACCCCGCCTTCGACACATTACGAACTCGCCCGAATTGCGTTGTCCCACGGGAAGCACTGTTGGGTGGAGAAGCCCTTGTCCTTGCGCGCTGATGAGGCGGCTGAGCTTGTTGAGCTGGCGTCTAATAAGCGTTGCCAATTGTTCGTCGACGAAACGTTTCTTTACGACCCTCTGGTACAAACAGCCCGAGAGTGGATTCGCGGCGGGCGTTTGGGGAGGGTGTACCACCTGTCGTTCGAGCGTTTGGGTCAAGGACGGATTCGCCGCGATTCCGATGTGTGGTGGAACTCGGCCCCGCACGACCTTTCGATTCTATGTTATTGGCTCGACGCAGCTGTGGAGGACGTGCGCGTGGAGTCCTTTCGTTACCTTCAGCCGAACCTCGCGGATGTTGCCGTTGGCACCTTGCGCCTCGAAGGCGGGATCTCGGCTCATGTCTACCTCAGTTGGATGGCACCGCAAAAGATCGCGACCGCAACAGTGGTTGGCAGTAGCGGCATGTTGGTGTTCGAGGGGCGGTTCGGGAAGCGGAAGCTAGAGTTTTATGAGTTCCGGATCAGCGACGGCCAAAAAGTACAGGGGAACGTAATTCCGATTGAGCGGTTCGCGTGCGTGGAATCGATTGCTGGGGGAACGGAAGAACCGCTAGCACTTGCCGTGGAGGCATTCGTTTCCTCCGTGCGCACCGGGGAGCTCGCTCCGAGTGCAGGGGTGTTCTCCCAGCGAGTCGTGCAGATCTTGGAGCGCGGGCTTCCTTACGGAACTTGA
- a CDS encoding response regulator codes for MAKILVVEDDPDILRIMMHTLRAAGHLVIPAYGGEDALRKVKQHQPDLVLTDLAMPKMTGVEVIQQIKRDETTKGIPCVAVTAHVWEFLAHSAGDAGCEGYLAKPFTNRQLVEFVNKYLHNANAPESTGAKGRSAAS; via the coding sequence ATGGCGAAGATCTTGGTGGTCGAAGATGATCCGGACATCCTGCGGATCATGATGCATACCCTGCGAGCGGCTGGGCATTTGGTGATTCCCGCCTACGGTGGGGAAGACGCCTTACGAAAAGTGAAGCAGCACCAACCGGACCTCGTTTTGACCGATCTGGCGATGCCGAAGATGACGGGAGTCGAGGTTATCCAGCAAATTAAGCGAGACGAAACAACGAAGGGAATTCCATGTGTAGCGGTGACAGCGCATGTGTGGGAATTTCTTGCCCACTCTGCGGGCGATGCGGGGTGCGAAGGATACTTGGCGAAACCGTTCACTAACCGGCAGTTGGTTGAGTTCGTCAATAAGTACTTGCACAATGCGAATGCGCCCGAATCTACCGGTGCAAAGGGAAGATCGGCGGCAAGCTGA
- a CDS encoding glycosyltransferase family 39 protein, which produces MYDVMVGAAGRNLILSAPVRFVGAFLALLLALWGRFLLADAPNTVTGTVLLVFGCLAAALFTGDRPLFDCPASTQSQRPRPTAALRVLGWMSLVFGMGLFGLATWALVSAWRTNFDWAAPTMVAAVAVSSVGLGMLDRQWRLSEARPRVTALELFAVLAVLAFGTYLRFYRIDYFPPTDGFVAIEEPQSGQGAWTIMSEGVRPWEFMIDRWMPVPFFHWFGISILSLRIPFVIVSCLTLLATYVLLREVVRPPAALLGMFLLSVSHWHLHYARLAHNIFPTTLLSVVVWWLCVRQARTGGLRLYPWIGFWCGYSLYAYAGYRGIPLVVLCFLGGYGLFLFLRRRQGSEATGRWRVYWVGVGLFLLFFAGPVVALVNQLRSNPAYFLEAFYRSYANKQYYVSDWPTWLWLRWQRLVETARIFHHWGDTEQAYNLPGEPMLDPISGVLFTTALFFCLLHPRRVFRGFFVFAFLFLLLAGAMLTQTLVVARLQIVVPLTFILVALWADRFYELATEVGQHWPKAVWTAGSLTAAVAAAILNWEVYFGKIIHSPVMRAVYRNYYTTAITYLHSLPNDAYALLLSDMRNLFIPNDYAWWRGDRIPGDVVTDIYPVLVGAPGPWSGRSLHILIQKPFEQHEVADILRQVFPQAACEWIRHPEGYPHLEQVACMIGRNPHPKSFSTSLRVRYFRPGAQEPFLERAEPAISWALLPAECSRWGRADNPGCVVEWEGEFALLGEGRQEIAVEARNATVDGRIDDRPFALDRSVPIEGFLLGGEMSAARLMLEPGVHRIFMRAVPAAGEGDMGVRLRRKDRELGWQFIVFFTDDSSGSEVQALSRPRNERQSAKAAAE; this is translated from the coding sequence ATGTACGATGTCATGGTGGGTGCAGCCGGACGCAACCTTATTCTCTCCGCACCGGTGCGTTTTGTCGGTGCGTTCCTCGCGCTGCTCCTTGCGTTGTGGGGCAGGTTCCTTCTAGCCGACGCTCCGAACACGGTCACGGGCACTGTGCTGTTGGTGTTCGGATGTTTGGCCGCGGCTCTCTTCACGGGTGACCGCCCACTCTTTGACTGCCCCGCGTCCACCCAGTCACAGAGACCAAGGCCCACCGCAGCGTTACGAGTGCTCGGCTGGATGAGTCTTGTTTTCGGGATGGGGCTGTTCGGTCTGGCTACCTGGGCGCTCGTTAGCGCTTGGCGTACGAACTTCGATTGGGCCGCCCCGACGATGGTTGCCGCCGTGGCCGTGAGCAGCGTAGGTCTGGGGATGCTCGATCGCCAATGGCGGTTGTCTGAAGCGCGACCACGGGTGACCGCACTCGAACTCTTTGCCGTCCTCGCGGTGCTTGCGTTTGGTACTTATTTGCGGTTCTACCGCATCGACTATTTTCCTCCTACCGATGGATTTGTTGCCATCGAGGAGCCCCAGTCTGGCCAAGGCGCATGGACGATCATGAGCGAGGGGGTGAGGCCCTGGGAGTTCATGATCGACCGCTGGATGCCGGTGCCATTTTTTCACTGGTTTGGAATCTCGATACTCTCTCTTCGGATCCCCTTTGTGATTGTGAGCTGCCTGACTTTGTTGGCAACGTATGTGCTGCTGCGGGAGGTTGTCCGGCCGCCCGCTGCACTTTTGGGAATGTTTTTGCTGTCGGTGTCGCACTGGCACCTCCATTACGCCCGCTTGGCACACAACATTTTTCCCACCACGTTGCTCAGCGTGGTGGTGTGGTGGCTGTGCGTCCGTCAGGCAAGAACCGGTGGTCTCCGCCTTTATCCGTGGATTGGTTTCTGGTGTGGGTACTCGCTCTATGCCTACGCGGGCTATCGGGGGATCCCGCTCGTCGTCCTTTGTTTTCTCGGTGGATACGGTTTGTTTTTGTTCTTACGGAGGAGACAAGGCTCGGAGGCGACGGGGCGGTGGCGGGTGTATTGGGTGGGAGTTGGGCTCTTCCTGCTGTTTTTCGCGGGTCCGGTCGTGGCCTTGGTGAATCAATTGCGGTCCAACCCAGCGTATTTCTTGGAGGCGTTTTACCGGTCTTACGCGAACAAGCAGTACTACGTTTCCGATTGGCCAACCTGGCTGTGGCTTCGCTGGCAGCGCCTGGTCGAGACCGCACGGATTTTCCACCATTGGGGCGATACCGAGCAGGCCTACAACCTACCTGGCGAGCCTATGCTGGATCCGATCTCCGGGGTATTGTTCACGACAGCACTGTTCTTTTGTTTGCTACACCCCCGGCGAGTGTTTCGAGGATTCTTCGTCTTTGCTTTTCTGTTTCTTTTGCTCGCTGGTGCGATGCTCACTCAAACCCTGGTGGTAGCTCGCCTGCAAATTGTCGTGCCCTTGACCTTTATCTTGGTTGCCTTGTGGGCGGATCGCTTTTACGAACTGGCGACTGAGGTTGGGCAGCATTGGCCGAAAGCGGTGTGGACTGCTGGTAGCCTAACGGCAGCCGTCGCGGCAGCGATTTTGAACTGGGAAGTGTACTTCGGCAAAATCATTCACAGTCCAGTGATGCGTGCTGTGTATCGGAACTACTACACGACAGCGATCACTTACCTGCATTCATTGCCGAACGATGCTTACGCGTTGCTGCTTTCCGACATGCGAAATTTGTTCATCCCCAACGATTACGCGTGGTGGCGCGGAGATCGGATTCCGGGCGACGTGGTAACGGATATCTATCCAGTGCTTGTCGGTGCCCCCGGGCCGTGGAGCGGACGCTCCCTGCACATTCTCATCCAAAAACCGTTCGAGCAACATGAAGTTGCGGACATCCTCCGCCAAGTGTTCCCGCAGGCCGCCTGCGAGTGGATTCGCCATCCCGAAGGCTATCCTCATTTAGAACAGGTCGCTTGTATGATCGGGCGAAACCCCCACCCGAAATCGTTCTCAACGAGCCTGCGGGTGCGCTATTTCCGCCCCGGTGCGCAGGAGCCTTTCCTCGAGCGTGCAGAACCAGCAATCAGTTGGGCATTACTCCCGGCAGAGTGCTCTCGTTGGGGGCGCGCGGACAATCCCGGTTGTGTGGTGGAATGGGAGGGGGAGTTCGCACTGCTAGGAGAGGGTCGGCAGGAAATTGCCGTCGAAGCCCGCAATGCGACGGTAGACGGACGAATAGACGATCGGCCGTTTGCCTTGGATCGCTCGGTGCCAATCGAGGGCTTTTTACTGGGTGGGGAGATGAGTGCGGCCCGGTTGATGTTGGAGCCTGGCGTCCACCGCATTTTCATGCGGGCCGTTCCCGCGGCTGGCGAAGGCGACATGGGCGTACGTTTGCGTCGCAAGGACCGGGAGCTCGGCTGGCAGTTCATCGTGTTCTTCACGGACGACAGCAGTGGCTCCGAGGTGCAAGCGTTGAGCCGGCCAAGGAATGAGCGTCAGTCTGCGAAGGCAGCGGCAGAATGA
- a CDS encoding sulfotransferase — MSVAEQVVLREPSASSEPMEERLIFVLSPPRSGSTLLMRMLAAHSQIYSRPEPHILPPLAHLGYFDTVDAAPFDHLQAAQAIREFVADLPRGEADYVDACRAYTDVLYGRMLAARGAGKRYFLDKTPANALVLPFIARLYPRARYIVLLRHPAAIFASYANSFFDGDYVAAQRFNPILDRYVPAIARFLRERAVPMEVVRYEILVQQPEEEMRRLCGFLAVPYEPSMIEYGRHEFAFRGLGDPLTVQRQSRPIVDSVDKWAHELAGDSRKFAFVRGVLEGIDDRDLETWGFARPALFAAVERARGTGVAPTSRPPRWDRFLLERKLLRWSRKLVHGVPGIEGLVRGLRLLCDVLLRG; from the coding sequence ATGAGTGTGGCCGAGCAGGTTGTTCTCCGTGAACCGTCCGCAAGCTCTGAACCGATGGAAGAGCGTTTGATTTTTGTGTTGAGCCCGCCCCGTTCAGGCTCGACGCTGCTCATGCGCATGCTGGCAGCTCATTCACAGATTTATAGCCGGCCCGAGCCACACATCCTGCCCCCGCTTGCGCACCTCGGCTACTTCGACACCGTCGATGCAGCGCCGTTTGATCATCTGCAGGCGGCTCAAGCGATTCGCGAGTTCGTTGCCGATTTACCGCGCGGCGAAGCGGATTACGTAGATGCCTGTAGAGCATACACCGACGTGCTTTACGGGCGGATGCTCGCGGCGCGCGGCGCTGGCAAGCGGTATTTTCTTGATAAGACCCCTGCCAATGCTCTGGTCCTGCCTTTCATTGCCCGGCTCTATCCACGGGCTCGTTACATCGTACTCCTGCGGCACCCAGCCGCGATTTTCGCGTCCTACGCAAATTCATTCTTCGACGGCGATTATGTTGCCGCGCAACGCTTCAACCCGATCTTGGATCGCTACGTTCCGGCCATCGCCCGGTTTTTGCGCGAGCGCGCTGTGCCGATGGAGGTGGTACGCTACGAAATTCTGGTCCAGCAACCGGAGGAAGAAATGCGTCGCCTGTGCGGCTTCCTCGCCGTTCCTTACGAACCCAGCATGATCGAGTACGGGCGGCATGAGTTTGCGTTCCGCGGTTTGGGGGATCCGCTTACGGTGCAACGCCAGAGTCGGCCGATCGTGGATTCTGTCGACAAGTGGGCCCATGAATTGGCGGGCGACTCACGGAAATTTGCTTTCGTTCGGGGCGTGCTCGAAGGGATCGATGATCGCGACTTGGAAACCTGGGGTTTTGCTCGGCCGGCATTGTTTGCTGCGGTCGAGCGTGCTCGAGGGACGGGTGTGGCGCCGACTTCGAGGCCCCCGCGCTGGGACCGCTTCCTTCTCGAGCGCAAACTATTACGCTGGTCTCGTAAACTCGTACACGGAGTGCCTGGCATAGAGGGCCTCGTTCGCGGACTCCGCTTGCTTTGCGACGTGCTGCTGCGCGGCTGA
- the rsmH gene encoding 16S rRNA (cytosine(1402)-N(4))-methyltransferase RsmH, with translation MTGPVHTPILTGEILELLALAPGDSCIDATINGGGHTAAILAATEPHGRVLGIDRDPEILQHARQRFQSEIAAGRLVLVHGSFANLGEIATSNGFTGVAAVVFDLGASSFHFDFAQRGFTFRRDEPLDMRFDPTDASLRTAADLVNSLEVRQLASLIARYGEERYAWRIARSIERRRPLRTTSELYAAIAAALPGPVRWRSARSAARVFQALRIAVNGELHALEAALPQAVSLLRPGGKLVLVCFHSLEDRIVKNFLRAQEQHGAVRILTKKPLRPSDEEISANPRAASAKLRACERRG, from the coding sequence GTGACCGGCCCAGTGCACACGCCGATCCTGACCGGCGAGATTCTAGAGCTCCTTGCACTCGCGCCCGGCGATTCCTGCATTGATGCCACGATCAACGGCGGTGGGCACACTGCAGCGATCCTGGCTGCCACGGAGCCCCATGGCCGGGTGTTGGGCATTGATCGAGATCCGGAAATTTTGCAGCACGCGAGACAACGATTTCAAAGCGAGATAGCTGCCGGCAGACTCGTCCTCGTTCACGGCAGTTTTGCGAACCTTGGAGAGATCGCAACCAGCAATGGTTTTACTGGGGTGGCGGCAGTGGTCTTCGACCTCGGAGCTAGCTCCTTCCATTTCGATTTTGCTCAGCGAGGATTCACATTTCGCCGCGACGAACCGCTGGATATGCGGTTCGACCCAACCGATGCCTCACTGCGGACCGCTGCCGACCTCGTCAACAGCCTTGAGGTTCGCCAACTGGCCAGCCTGATCGCACGTTATGGGGAAGAGCGTTACGCCTGGCGGATCGCGCGCAGCATCGAGCGTCGGCGTCCGTTGCGCACGACCAGCGAGCTTTACGCAGCCATCGCGGCCGCCCTACCCGGGCCCGTGCGCTGGCGCTCCGCACGGTCGGCCGCCCGCGTCTTTCAGGCGTTGCGCATTGCAGTCAACGGAGAGCTCCATGCATTGGAAGCTGCCTTACCGCAAGCAGTGTCTTTACTGCGGCCTGGTGGGAAGCTGGTGCTGGTGTGCTTCCACTCCCTCGAAGACCGCATCGTCAAGAACTTTCTTCGCGCACAAGAGCAGCACGGCGCAGTGCGGATCCTGACAAAGAAACCGCTCCGCCCAAGTGACGAAGAGATTAGCGCAAACCCGCGGGCTGCCAGTGCAAAGCTTCGTGCCTGCGAGCGAAGGGGGTAA
- a CDS encoding LamG domain-containing protein, with the protein MQRWFVAVLAAVGCLLLWVMIRPRPSTDHGVRLSRPSARQPTFPIRGSGLRDTGESPSFNDFAAPVRGPTGSAPRARHDLLRARREELSSEGKIEVPAADTSSPPPELATRPKVVPADRIAVGAVTGAQGEGLLAEAALSLPFDDPQKGTGGLQPLAEKDVQFDEFGAVFGPNALFIAPPPDSVNSNAGSVVFWLQPAWAGDSGSNNAYFIWRMPHAFENRVTIFKNGPFLRFLMADSLGMETDVSYGVARWRADEWHHIGATWGDYVATFYVDGRPVGSKEYAHDIIIPPGTPWYIGSDYPGGAQGANSRIRGFHVFPRVLLPEEIVSLMDDTRPPGA; encoded by the coding sequence ATGCAACGTTGGTTCGTGGCTGTCCTCGCCGCCGTCGGCTGCTTGCTCCTGTGGGTCATGATCCGGCCGCGACCTTCAACGGATCATGGGGTACGGCTCAGTCGCCCCAGCGCTCGCCAGCCCACCTTCCCGATTCGCGGAAGCGGGCTACGCGACACTGGGGAGAGTCCGTCGTTTAACGACTTTGCTGCCCCAGTGCGCGGGCCAACGGGAAGTGCCCCTCGTGCACGGCACGATCTGCTGCGGGCACGCCGCGAGGAGTTGAGCTCGGAGGGTAAAATCGAAGTTCCAGCAGCGGACACATCTTCCCCACCACCCGAGCTTGCCACGCGCCCTAAAGTCGTGCCCGCGGATCGTATTGCGGTGGGGGCCGTTACCGGCGCTCAGGGGGAAGGACTGCTCGCTGAAGCCGCGCTGTCGCTACCGTTCGACGACCCGCAAAAAGGCACCGGGGGGCTCCAGCCCTTGGCAGAAAAAGACGTGCAATTCGATGAATTCGGGGCCGTATTCGGTCCCAACGCGTTGTTCATCGCTCCGCCCCCCGACAGCGTCAACTCCAACGCCGGCAGCGTGGTCTTCTGGCTGCAGCCTGCATGGGCAGGGGATAGCGGCAGCAACAATGCGTACTTCATTTGGCGAATGCCCCACGCCTTCGAAAACCGCGTAACGATCTTCAAAAATGGCCCGTTCCTCCGGTTTTTGATGGCCGATAGCCTCGGCATGGAGACTGACGTCAGCTATGGCGTAGCGCGCTGGCGCGCGGATGAATGGCATCACATTGGTGCCACCTGGGGTGACTACGTGGCCACGTTCTATGTCGACGGACGCCCGGTGGGCAGCAAAGAATACGCACACGACATCATCATCCCACCGGGAACGCCCTGGTACATCGGCTCTGACTATCCGGGCGGCGCACAAGGCGCCAATAGCCGCATCCGTGGATTTCACGTCTTTCCACGCGTGTTGTTACCCGAGGAAATCGTGAGCCTCATGGACGACACGAGGCCGCCCGGGGCGTGA